Part of the Vigna angularis cultivar LongXiaoDou No.4 chromosome 1, ASM1680809v1, whole genome shotgun sequence genome, GAAATCACTCACACTTACAATCATATTTACGGATTGTCGATCACCGGTTTGAGGTTCTTCACTGTGTACGGACCGTGGGGGAGACCCGACATGGCTTATTTCTCTTTCACCCGTAATATCTTACAGGGGAAACCCATTACCGTCTACCGCGGTAAAAACCACGTCGACCTCGCTCGCGATTTCACCTACATTGATGATATCGTGAAGGGGTGCCTTGGTTCGTTGGATACTGCTGGCCAGAGTACCGGGTCGGGTGGGAAGAAACGGGGACCCGCTCCTTATCGGATATTTAACCTCGGGAACACTTCCCCTGTTACCGTGCCCACTCTTGTGAGTATCTTGGAGCGACATTTGAAGGTTAAGGCGAAGAGGAATATCGTGGACATGCCTGGAAACGGGGACGTTCCGTTTACTCACGCGAATATTAGTTCCGCCCGGAGAGAATTCGGATACAAGCCAACGACCGATTTGCAAACCGGGTTGAAAAAGTTCGTCAAGTGGTACCTTTCCTATTACGGCTACAATCACGGCAAATctgtaaattaattttgtttcccTTATTTTTTTGTGGGGAGggttttttctgttttttagtACGGTAGTCTTTTAAGTCACAGATAAAAACAGACAGTgtaaaaaaaagggaaagaacCCCTGGTCTAGAAGAAGGGAAACAGGCTTAATGGATCCGAGagagaagaaacaaaagagaaggATAAGAGTAGATTCTTTACTTAGGAGGCCAGCTAAACCAGCTGTTGTTCCTtcctttatttctttcctttttttggtattaattggtgttttttttttacattttctttttctgtaaaGAAAGAAAGTTCAAGTTCATCTCCTTTGTCTGTCTCCTTTAAATCTTGTTATCTCTTTTACTTCCCTGcggttttatttaatttatagcCGAAATGCGTTGCACTGTCAATGGTCGCTGTTTTGTGAATGGTCGGTTTAACAACTGAACTGCATTTAAAAGGTTTGATGAATCCAATAATGTCAGTGCAGGTATAAGGAGGATACGGTTTGCTAGCGAATTGTTGTGTTGTATTTGGTAAAAGTAAGAGGAACTGGTTATATTGAATGCAATCTGAATAAGAGGTTTCATTTTAGGTAGgtgagaaaaatgaattttgaaaaaaggaATTTTAGTAATGTGATTTTGTAGGAgagataaaatatatgaaagggTGGAGACAGCTAGGATGACAGGGACAAGTGGTGAAATGGTTGTGATGATGGGATCCACAAAGTGGTGAGAGTGTGGGACAGACAGTGATGACCGTTGGATTTTTGGGAATTTGATGGATTTGTCCAGCTGTAAAGTACTTACGTAGTAAGTAGCAATGCAGTGCAGTGGTGGTCATGTCATGGTGGGTTCATCACAAATACAGTGTCAGCTTGCCGACACTCTGTGAAGAAAACAAGCATGGTGAATGgtggtatttttattttattttattttttgttttaggtgGAGATTACTGCACACACATACCTCTGCACTTTTCTGGTGGGTCCGAAGCCATTCTTCTTGCTTGTTATTCTTGATGTGCGTGTGAAACCACTTTCTGTAATTGATGACGAAAAAATGGAATCCAATAGGGTTGTCCACGCTGTCCGAAATTGCTTCAAATGGAGCCCTTGGCCTCTAGCGGCAGGAGtgattaattttcttattagtCGTGTTTGAAGCCTATCTTATCTTCTCTAAGTGGCGTGCTTAACTTAATCCAATTCATTTCTTGTAGATTAACAATGTTACATCACATCCACCGACATGCCTTGTGGGCCCAATCAACATGTGAGCTGGTTTGTCGATTAGCCCGAACAAAATAAACgagaatatatataaatttatttatttatttatttaataattaaaatgattttgattGAGGTACAAACAGAAGTAATTGTTTGTTAAGTAACCAGAAGCTATCATCTTCtgatttgttgttgtttgtttatAAAGTGAAATATGAGAGTTTTGGGCCTAGTTGCCAAAATTAAGGAGCTTGGGCGGTTTATGGCGTTATTGATAGGTATTAAGAAACAGTTGCACAAGAGATACGCGTTAAAAAAACGACTCTTTATTCAGCCAGCTTGGATTGATTGACTCACTGCCCTCAACGCTGCTTGCTTCAATCTAATCTTTTTCCTTCCATAAGAATGCCAAAGGACAAACcatcaaacaatattttcagCATTGAGTATTTTTACTCACATTACTAAAATCGCATctctcgtttttttttttactcacATATAATATACGTTAGACgtcttattaatatataaatatgatccAACTGAGTACTTAAAATCTTTACAAAATAACAgctataaaagtttaaaatattttaaaagactgggatttgatatttgtttaaatacattcaatctttaaaaatctataaatactcttaattaaattaatatttcttaattttaaaagctATAGAGCTACTAACTTTATCTATACTACTATCACTCCTCGCTCACGTATTTGTCTATACTAGGATCTTAGATTCTAAAATGAgtggaaaataaagaaaaaggagaaactttgaaaaataagaaCACGAATGTTTTTCACCTAGGCTTCtgtatttttaaaaactcatttttcataattttaacctttctgaataataataaaaacatccaaatattatatatatatatatatatatattctcacaATAGTAATCACTTAAACTTAATCCCAGCAATTAATTattctttccttttttaattAAGGGATTGACACGTTCATTTCACAGGGTTAGATACCagtatattttacaaatatttaattacaatgtttatttctcaataataaagtttttggcacaactaaatttatatatttattaaatgtcaagttttaaaaatactaatttttcaGGTTTTTTCTAGAATTACCAAAAACTTatcaatgaatttttaatatgcTTATAGATTGGGATTACAGACAGATTTTACCCAATATGAAAACAAGTACAACACTGTAAATATTTTCGATATTTTTCCagctattttttaaattttatacttgaTATATATGTAGAGAGAAAAATTAGTATTGTTTATTTGGTACGTGACAAAATTTGGTAAGAGTGCAAATATCATCACTTTAAAAATTTGGTACGTgtcaaattaaaatagtttcttttacttatttgaCTTCCTATTTCAATACTAAAACAAATACAACATTATTTCTCTCATTTGATAAGAGAGAAATGGAAAttgcgaaaaaaaaaatcagcatTCTCAAATCACACTAAATAATCATCAATTTATAATACAACATTGAAGTTTAACCAGTTTTATTTACTCACTTCATATTCTaatactcaaataaaaaaatacaatattatctCTCTCAACCGATAAGAGATAAATGAAATTTGCACAATAAATCACCACTATTAAATCATGCAAAAAATTcgtcaatttaaaatataagattaaagtGCCAAGTTAACTAATCTCAATATATATCCCTCAACTACAAAATTAAGTCATTGCTTAAAAGTCtaaattgaaatataagaaTGAAGTTAATTTCTCCTAATTTATACTTTCTACGAGTCTAGAGAATAAGAGTTGGAGAAAATGatgaactaaaatattaaaagaatttccTTAGTGGCATCCAAAAACTCAAATCTCCAACCAAATAACACCAAAAATGAGGTGAAAATTCACcaaatccttttctttttaaaataattcgaAATACACAAGAGATTACAAGGGGGAAGATGAAAGTTGAAAAAGAGGGGTTGGAGAAGAACTTCCTTACCTTGCACCCTACCAACTTATAAGTTCACCATTCTTCTATACTAAAGTTATTTCAGTTACAAACAACACTTTATGCtcatattgtttttaatatgtaCACCACCCGGAATTGTTATTCTTACCCCATCAAATTTAAGACAACCATTATTTTATAGTAAAGTCTAAAACTAGCCTACTTACAACTCATTACCCAccttaaatacataaataaattagaatttagacaaaaaattaaatttaactgcCACTATTCAAATTATTCAAGACACGTGTTAAACGAAGTCCTTATTCTTCACGtgctaaatattttaatatttaattttaacgaatatttttaatttggttaacTATATATTTCGGCTAATTTATGTACTAACTTTATGTGGCAGGCTCGTAGCTTATATCTACAAAGTTTAATAGGATCAAGCTGTTATACAAGTTAAAGACTTGTGCATATGAATAAAGCAATAGAATATCATTTTAACATATTACGATAAAATTCGCTATCTATATATTTTAGgttgtcaaaattaaaatagattttggATGTTTATAGCCAAAAAGTTTGTTAGCATCGCCTTAATGAATTACTACTTAACTATTTTTagtaatttactttattttttacctAATTAAAGAACTAACTGGTTAAAGTTTGTTTGATTTGAGAAAATGTGTTTtacgtttttattttaatttttacaagtAAATATAAAGATgctaagttatttaattttatttttattcttactTTCAAGtgaatataaaatagtaaaaacataatatatatatatatatatataataatattcgTTACACTTATCTTTAAAATCCCGAAAACAAAGTAAACAAAATGAgaggttttcaaaatattatatttacaatGAGAAAAATATCGAAATTGAATATAGCTAGTAAGAGATTAGATAGGCTCTTAATGCTTGTAAAAGTTTATGCATATACCTAacgtgtttttattttattttattttcattcaatataaaataatttgacgAGATAACGAggttttgttaaaaataactaagtattattttattttttagtactGTTACGTCTATGAAAATAAACGAGATTTTAATATCTGtagatttttataaaaataagtatttacTAATTTGATACAAATTCAATTAGATGTGATTTACGGTGTATTGATATTTCAATTTGGATTATTTGTCcatgttttcatatatttatatccGATATTTTATGAATCTTTTATCAATAAAGATCTAATTTATGagacattaatatttttatgatgatagtaatttataattttttcttgacattatttaatatatttaattgttgacttgaatttatctattgataatgttttttttttaaaatattcactttttaatatgtatatgtcatatattaaatattatttattttcaaaataaatatatcccGTATCAGACACGTGTCGTATTTATGCACCATAaaacataattgttattttagatgttttttatttttcttttccacgTTTTAAACTTTAAACACTGACCAACCATATATAATCTTAGCACCCTTCCTAACGTGAAAAGCATAGACCTACCTATTTGTGAAGCAATTACAATAGCTTCATTCCAATTATTACTCTTTATCAAGCCATGATGATGGTTGGGTAATGAACAATCTAGGCACTCTTTCATACATTATTTGGCTTTTAATGTTGGAGTTTCTTAACTTAGACACTAATTGTTTTTATCaattcttaaataaaacaaGGTTATCTCCTACGTCAAGTTATAGGCATTTAACTTGGAATCTACATTATTTATACAAGATTAGGggattataatttaaatagCCTAAATACAtcataaaaagtttttttcttgTCAATAAACAGAATTAATTGATAATCACAAAAAATTAaaggtaaattaaattaatgaaaacaaatattggTTAAATACTGAACAATAATATTTAGTAACggtataaaaatttattgatatgaccaaaaaattatttatttattttaaattattaaaaaaatcattcaataattattccacgataaaaattattagtaaatacttacaaatttttaaacttaTCAGTAAGTATTACAAtatgtctttctttttttttctctttttcttttcttctcttctctctatttttttttctttcttattttcttattttcttatttgtattcCTTCTTACCATTAACACCTTTTATTACTGTTAtttcatcattattttattctctgtaTTCCTCTTCTTCGTTAATACCTTTATTAATGTTACTTCATCATTATTGCACCACTAGTCTGTTATGGTCACTATTGCTTTTATAGTCTTCTTCttatcttctttctcttttctttttattattttatatttttttcactcGTCTCATTAATTCATAAACATACTTTATaagattttattgaaaatttagtATCAATTTATTGACATATTGATGAATttccaaaaaatataattaccgataaattatcaaataatttttatttaatcatatttaaaacagaaaatttgGTGTCTACtttatcaatgaaaaaaaaatcataaaaaaaaatttaactattaacaaattttattgacaTAATTATCATGAACAGAATAatccattaatatttaaaagtttaattttatgatgtattttgttcacaaattttacttaaaaaatttgtattagtaattaaaaattttaaattcatcaataaaatttgttaataaatttaattttattgacaaaaattggtcaataattaaataaattatatattaaaatgtttaaataagttattatgtttgaatataagaaaaagaGGTAGAGAAGATTTAGAATATTGTCtaaatttaaaggaaaaaataaaatatgtttactCTATAacattgtattaaaaatttgttgttcatatatattaattgcGAATCGTGATCGAGGTAGAATGGAATAACACGCCATTAAAAGTTAGTTTAATAATTAACTAACATCCTATGTGGTTTAACCGTAATGtttatgcaataaaaataataaatagaagtGATAGACACaatgtattaaataataaatctatcttttttttctttctattgttatatttgaattttgaaatattttagatttagtttttttttagaatatggTTTATGTTTGGATTAAACACCCAAATTCAGACACATAAAATGTAactcaatattataaaaaagtttcataaaaaaatatgttaaatacaaatatctctatatataaataaagagaaacatagataaaaaaataaatgtaaataggCATAGGATTTTGAAAATTCTATATAATtgaagtttaattatttaattgatgaCTTTTTCGAATAcaataagtaataaatattaaaatatgaatataaatgtaaatgttAGTTAGCctatatatctataaatatgtaaatttacTTGAATAATACTTAAATACCACTGTATgattcttaaatatatataaaaaaagaataattattcTACTTAGAAGTATGAACAAGttaaatagatatataaattaaaccatatagttattatttaaattaaaattataataaaaaagtaattatttattattatgctaatgattttaatcataatagataattaaatatatgaaaggagacaaaattaagagttgtttttaattgtgatatGCATCATGAAGCACCAAGttgaatattatttgtttaatttatttaaatgatgGATGATACATACTATGAAATAATGTCATTgtgatttaaatataatgtttagGAATAATGTACATGTAAGAAGAAGGTTGCATGTCAAAATTCTTGTAtgattttataaactaatttgtatattaagcaaaataacatatattacgTATTAGAGATGTTCTTGCATCAGGCCAAATTATATACACTAAGATACTATTAAGTCTTACAACGTAAAATGGGATTTGGATTATAATGAATTCACTCTTATTCTTAATTCTTACTTTTGTTGTTGTAAGTTTTTGGACTCggtaaaatattagtttttagcatgagataattaataatattttaaaaaacgcTCATCCTACATCTCATATCAccttttgtatttataaatgcatttataatataaataatacataattgtgcatgacaaaattaaatatttttttttatcattttatcattatcatcttaaatttaaattaacttataatgttatttctatatatatttttttatcaagagTGATTATGTGTAgctaaacatatataaatacatattcaAGAACTATACTCAATAAAGTGTACCATGATAATTTATTCTACTTTCCAGAAAAtgtgtttaaatatataaaattcattatatttacCAGGGATTTACAATAAACATGAAGATGAAGTAAGTGATACTTATACTAAAAACACATGCCTCATGCTATACATTTTTATGTTATCAAATACACATTCATGTTAATTATTggttatatgatttttatttatattatacttaTCATCAACATTATTATACTATATCTGAATAATTTATCtctgtttatatttataaaacatttttattatagaatAGATTCCATCTTACAgtttgttagattttttttattaatatcatctatataaaatttgaaacagTTCAGCATATactatgtttaaaaataattttaacaaattaattattccTGATAATTTTCTTCGCAATTCATTATGTATCATTCCATATATTGTACACAATCACAATTACTTTCCCAAAAATCTGGAGAGAAGCAATCCAAAGTAATTAGTTGGCGAGAGTGGAATGCGATTCCCTCTTATATCCCGTGCTCCCGTTCCTTTTCTTTCTGCTACCttctttaaattcaaatctGCATTTTCTTGCACTAGGGTTTGTCACATGGCTGCTTCACCTTCCGACGACGCGGTTCGCAATGGCGCTTCTTCTGCTTCCTCCGTCATTGACTTCCTTTCCCTCTGTCAAAGCCTCAAGGTGTTTATCTGTAAAAGAGCTTTCTATTTTGTAATGTAGTACTTTGTTTTTCAGAAGTGCCGGAGAAATTATCTAGATAAGATCCGATTAATTTCGCCTGCTAAAACTGTCTGAACTAGTTAACCTAAGATTGATTTCagaattaaatttgtttgtatTGCTTGACTTTAAGTGACTTCAATAAAAGTTAGATTTCACTTGCGCCGCTTCGTCTCGTATTTTGTGCTTTGCCTGCTTTTAATTTGCAGTGTTCTAACTTCTTTGACTTCTGTGTGGTATGTAAAACAGACAACAAAGAGAACAGGGTGGTTACGAAAAGGTGTTAAGAATCCAGAATCTATTGCTGATCACATGTATCGAATGGGTTTGATGGCTTTAATTGCACCAGATGTTCCCGGTTTTGACCGAAACAAGTAAATTCACATTCCTTTTCTATTAGATGATTATAAGTTTCTTAATgactttatttttgtaatgaaaTTGACCATAATATAAAGGGAGGTAGGTTTCCTGAAACTTGTTTGTGTTCGCTTATTTTAGGTGCATTAAATTGGCTATTGTTCATGACATCGCAGAAGGTATGCTAATCTGCCACTTGCTTTCAGTTAATTGTCTATGCCTGGTTAAAGTGGTTCTGCAAGCCTAAAGCATTGTTACgaataatcatataatattgTGGACAAATTAGGTTAACTTCTGCTGGAAATGTAAATAAACTTGAAACAGTGGATGAGATTGAGTTTGTGAACAATTTAGGCTAACTTCTTCTAGAAATGTAAATATACTTGAAACAGTGGACGATATCGATTGAATACAAATGAAAGTTTaggtttgaaatttgaaatagaTTCGTTATGTAATATATAGTGTTCTAGATGGAAATCCTGACTGCAACAAGTTGTTATGTTATGATGCCAAGCTATCAGTGATCTACAAACTAATGTACATTATTGCAGATGCATTTCTGCCTTCTATTTCACTGTTTTAATGTTTCACACGATGAGAACTTGATAAATGCCAAAACTACTAGAAATCCACATGtgtaaatttgttttacttAGTACTACATCTAATTCACAATGCTTTCATAACCCCTATTTTGGGTTTACTATGGAAGCATAATTTGAGTTTTCAAGTTATTAGAAGCTTTAATATAAGTGTTTTACAATATCATCATATCTCTCATGCGTTCTCATCAGAGTTCAGGTTTGCAGTTTCATTTGTTCACTTTGGTGCTTTGTTTAACAGCAATTGTTGGAGACATAACGCCAATGGATGGCGTgtctaaaaaggaaaaaacttaTCTTGAAAAAACAGCATTAGATCAAATGTGTAAAGTACTTGGAGGAGGATCTGCAGGTATTTTTCACTCTGTAGTCTGTACATGAGTTTGTTAATGTGAAGATGGAGAAAACTCACccctttgtttttatttgaattttcatATTGAAGCGACGGAAATAACTGAGTTGTGGATGGAGTATGAATCAAATTTTTCTCTAGAAGCTAAATTCGTCAAGGACCTTGACAAGGTTGGTGGCTTTTTTGACTTGTGTGTAATTTGGTGCCTATGTGATCAATAGGTGCTCATGAGGGGAATATAGAGAGTGAAGAGCGAAAGTGGAAAGTGGAAAGTGGGGGAATG contains:
- the LOC108321554 gene encoding uncharacterized protein LOC108321554, whose product is MRFPLISRAPVPFLSATFFKFKSAFSCTRVCHMAASPSDDAVRNGASSASSVIDFLSLCQSLKTTKRTGWLRKGVKNPESIADHMYRMGLMALIAPDVPGFDRNKCIKLAIVHDIAEAIVGDITPMDGVSKKEKTYLEKTALDQMCKVLGGGSAATEITELWMEYESNFSLEAKFVKDLDKVEMILQALEYEDGQGKNLEEFFRSTAGKFQTETGKAWASEIVSRRKNPFSITDRPV